GCAATTCTTCTGGTTTCCAAGTAAAATGCTTGAGATGATTGCACAAACATACTTTTAGAATAACCTGAGAACATCTGCTAATCACAATACAACTGTACCCTCTATTCATCTGATAAATCTTCAGCGTCATTCTTGACTTCAGGTTTCATGGTTGGGAACAGGATTATATCTCTGATAGACGGCGAGTTAGTTAGAAGCATCGCAATCCGGTCGACGCCGATGCCATAACCGGCGGTCGGCGGCATACCGTGTTCAAGGGCAAAGATGAAATCCTCATCCACCGGCTGAGCTTCCTCATGCCCGCGCTCTAATAATTTTGACTGCTGAATCATTCGCTGGCGTTGGTCCTGGGGATCGTTTAATTCGGAGAAGGCATTGCCAAATTCAAAGCCGGCGATAAATAATTCAAACCTCTCAGTCAGCCGCGGGTCATCACGGTGGGTCTTTGCCAACGGGGACAACTCAATCGGATAATCCATAACAAATGTCGGCTGGATAAGATACGGTTCAATGAAATAGCTGAAGAAAGCATCGAAATAATCGCCTCTACCCTTAAAATCATCGGTATTAATCTCATGTTTTTTCGCCAGCACTTTAAGCTCATCTTCAGTCATATCAATTAAATCATAACCGCAGACATGCGTGATGCTTCTCATGTAGGAAATCCGGGCAAACTTCTTGCCGAAATCGATAGAATGTTCCCCGAAAGGAAACTGCTCGGCACCAATTATGGTTTTTGCCAAGTGTCGATACAACTCCTCAAGCATTTCCATCAGGTCGTTATAATCGGCATAAGCCCAATAGAATTCGAGCATGGTAAATTCGGGGTTGTGATGTTTATCCATTCCCTCATTGCGAAAGTCTTTAGCCATCTCAT
The window above is part of the Candidatus Zixiibacteriota bacterium genome. Proteins encoded here:
- the lysS gene encoding lysine--tRNA ligase — encoded protein: MDKKPEYLQHRLEKLKVLREQGINPYPYKYDKTHGSTEILDNFEKLSETETKVRYAGRVISVRGHGKTMFAHLGDNNGKLQIYARKDILDDNFSIMKKIDIGDFIGVEGSVFKTKTGETTVRAETVTLLAKSLRPLPEKWHGLQDKELRYRRRYLDLIVNPEVKDVFIKRAKIIREIREFLDKRGFIEVETPVLQPIYGGAAAKPFVTHHKALDIDLYLRIADELYLKRLIIGGFEKVYEMAKDFRNEGMDKHHNPEFTMLEFYWAYADYNDLMEMLEELYRHLAKTIIGAEQFPFGEHSIDFGKKFARISYMRSITHVCGYDLIDMTEDELKVLAKKHEINTDDFKGRGDYFDAFFSYFIEPYLIQPTFVMDYPIELSPLAKTHRDDPRLTERFELFIAGFEFGNAFSELNDPQDQRQRMIQQSKLLERGHEEAQPVDEDFIFALEHGMPPTAGYGIGVDRIAMLLTNSPSIRDIILFPTMKPEVKNDAEDLSDE